A genomic stretch from Desulfolutivibrio sulfodismutans DSM 3696 includes:
- the flgG gene encoding flagellar basal-body rod protein FlgG, giving the protein MMRSLWTATTGMVAMQMQIDTMSHNLANVNTIGFKKSRAEFEDLMYQTQAVAGTEIAGGDRLPTGLQVGLGVRPTTVHKFFTQGDLQNTGNQLDIAIEGDGFFRLDVNGRELYSRAGSFKLNQDGTIVSANGYVLQPEFAVPQETKNITITEGGHLACLDADGEELAGVDIPLYTFINPAGLSAEGRNLYSTTEASGDPEELNPGDQNAGILVQGFLEMSNVELVDEMVGLIVGQRAYEANSKAITTADGMLQTAVNVKR; this is encoded by the coding sequence ATGATGCGTTCTCTTTGGACGGCCACCACCGGCATGGTGGCCATGCAGATGCAGATAGACACCATGTCCCACAACCTGGCCAACGTGAACACCATCGGCTTCAAAAAGAGCCGGGCCGAGTTCGAGGATCTCATGTACCAGACCCAGGCCGTGGCCGGCACCGAAATCGCCGGCGGCGACCGCCTGCCCACCGGCCTTCAGGTAGGCCTTGGCGTGCGGCCCACCACGGTGCACAAGTTCTTTACCCAGGGCGATCTGCAAAACACCGGCAACCAGCTCGACATCGCCATCGAGGGCGACGGGTTTTTCCGCCTGGACGTCAACGGCCGCGAACTCTATTCCCGGGCCGGCTCCTTCAAGCTCAACCAGGACGGCACCATCGTCTCGGCCAACGGCTATGTCCTGCAGCCTGAATTCGCCGTGCCCCAGGAGACCAAAAACATCACCATCACCGAGGGCGGCCACCTGGCCTGCCTGGATGCGGACGGCGAGGAACTGGCCGGGGTGGACATCCCCCTCTACACCTTCATCAACCCGGCGGGCTTAAGCGCCGAGGGCCGCAACCTCTATTCCACCACCGAGGCCTCGGGCGACCCCGAGGAACTCAATCCCGGCGACCAGAACGCAGGCATCCTGGTCCAGGGTTTCCTGGAAATGTCCAACGTGGAGCTTGTGGACGAAATGGTGGGGCTCATCGTGGGCCAGCGGGCCTATGAGGCCAACTCCAAGGCCATCACCACCGCTGACGGCATGCTCCAGACAGCGGTCAACGTGAAGCGGTAA
- the flgF gene encoding flagellar basal-body rod protein FlgF — translation MDMSMYSALFGALSNENRLNISANNLANINTTGYKRDQVSFHDTFVRYAHDYHPDPRGTIREEELLPEAELIAKPRLSMQQIDFSQGALQATGNTFDLAIQGPGFFRVRSPDGDYLTRSGAFMRGPDGTLMTDQGYQVLGEGGAIDIPAGKVITVAGDGQISVDGAPVGTLDLVAVAEPETLEKYGSNLYRGNDGAAIQSQAIDPALTQVVQGYLEKPNVEVVSEMVSMIETQRTFEAYQKVMTTSQELDTRATRVGSDK, via the coding sequence ATGGACATGAGCATGTACAGCGCGCTTTTCGGGGCTTTAAGCAACGAAAACCGCCTCAACATCAGCGCCAACAATTTGGCGAACATCAACACCACCGGCTACAAGCGCGACCAGGTGTCCTTCCACGACACCTTCGTGCGCTACGCCCATGATTATCACCCCGACCCGCGCGGAACCATCCGCGAGGAAGAGCTTCTGCCCGAGGCCGAGCTCATCGCCAAACCGCGCCTGTCCATGCAGCAGATCGACTTCTCCCAGGGGGCGCTGCAGGCCACGGGCAACACCTTCGATCTGGCCATCCAGGGGCCGGGATTTTTCCGGGTGCGTTCTCCGGACGGGGACTATCTGACCCGTAGCGGAGCCTTTATGCGCGGCCCGGATGGAACGCTCATGACCGACCAGGGCTATCAGGTGCTTGGAGAGGGAGGCGCCATCGACATCCCGGCGGGCAAGGTCATCACGGTGGCCGGAGACGGCCAGATCTCCGTGGACGGCGCGCCCGTGGGCACGCTGGACCTGGTAGCCGTGGCCGAGCCCGAGACCCTGGAGAAGTACGGGTCCAACCTCTACCGGGGGAATGATGGCGCAGCCATCCAATCCCAGGCCATCGATCCGGCCCTGACCCAGGTGGTGCAGGGCTATCTGGAAAAGCCCAACGTGGAGGTGGTTTCGGAGATGGTGTCCATGATCGAGACCCAGCGGACCTTTGAGGCCTACCAGAAGGTCATGACCACCTCTCAGGAACTTGACACCCGGGCGACCAGGGTCGGTTCGGACAAATAA
- the flgA gene encoding flagellar basal body P-ring formation chaperone FlgA: MNSTGRIFDSARAAIFATVVCLGGVLCAPTAQAAWMLRILPAACADGERVTLRDIAAPDPGFPEDAWAILGATALWAAPAPGQSQTLSGAELPGRLRAYLKDAPVEYVLPMQLVVRRGGRVVQRTELENLVVDFLTPRLSGLPGRTWLSGVETPEYLFLAEHDRLAVEMAAGSTTNGPGPTELRLCVAGQDGRTVSKVAAKAVVNQTTRVAVARRPVNPRDGVLTQELVSFEERNLAGLPGRPWDGAGVPVRLVRGVGQGQVIFAQDVEPMPVVQKGDKVLLVYEGGRIRLQVDALAESDGAPGGRVTVRNLQSERKVIASVRDKNTVVVTER; this comes from the coding sequence ATGAACAGCACGGGACGTATCTTTGACTCCGCCCGGGCCGCCATCTTTGCGACAGTGGTCTGCCTGGGGGGCGTTTTGTGCGCACCGACGGCCCAGGCCGCCTGGATGCTGCGCATCCTCCCGGCGGCCTGCGCGGACGGCGAGAGGGTGACGCTACGCGACATCGCCGCGCCTGATCCGGGATTTCCCGAAGACGCCTGGGCCATCCTGGGGGCCACGGCCCTGTGGGCCGCCCCTGCGCCGGGACAGTCCCAGACCCTGTCCGGGGCCGAACTGCCGGGCAGGCTGCGGGCCTACCTGAAAGACGCCCCCGTGGAATACGTCCTGCCGATGCAGCTTGTGGTGCGCCGGGGAGGACGGGTGGTCCAGCGCACGGAACTGGAAAATCTCGTCGTCGATTTCTTGACGCCGCGTCTGTCCGGGCTGCCCGGGCGGACATGGCTGAGCGGGGTGGAGACCCCGGAATACCTCTTTTTGGCCGAGCACGACCGGCTGGCCGTGGAAATGGCCGCCGGAAGCACGACCAACGGCCCGGGGCCGACGGAACTGCGGCTGTGCGTGGCCGGCCAGGATGGTCGCACGGTCAGCAAGGTGGCGGCCAAGGCCGTGGTCAACCAGACGACCCGGGTGGCTGTGGCCAGGCGGCCGGTCAATCCCCGCGACGGGGTTTTGACTCAGGAGCTGGTGTCCTTCGAGGAACGCAATCTGGCCGGGCTTCCCGGACGCCCCTGGGACGGCGCGGGCGTGCCCGTGCGCCTGGTGCGCGGCGTGGGGCAGGGACAGGTGATTTTCGCCCAGGACGTGGAGCCCATGCCCGTGGTGCAAAAAGGCGACAAGGTGCTTTTGGTGTACGAAGGCGGCCGCATCCGGCTTCAGGTGGACGCCCTGGCCGAATCCGACGGCGCGCCGGGCGGGCGGGTGACGGTGCGCAACTTGCAAAGTGAACGGAAAGTCATCGCCTCGGTGCGCGACAAGAACACCGTGGTCGTCACCGAAAGGTGA